The Styela clava chromosome 2, kaStyClav1.hap1.2, whole genome shotgun sequence genome contains a region encoding:
- the LOC120335923 gene encoding uncharacterized protein LOC120335923 isoform X1, translating into MKMEVVSTNGNEAHGILLENGGKANITEKASASIRVENLEQPPRGQTEASRNQKQAKATGITVRNGSELVMTREGNAIISVVANGDAKGIDINKGTAVITERGNARIQVGSQHHMLQYQNEVSGSQQEDTSVLQQKVYIKVRNSENT; encoded by the exons ATGAAGATGGAAGTTG ttTCAACCAACGGCAACGAAGCACATGGAATACTTCTTGAAAATGGAGGAAAAGCGAATATAACGGAGAAAGCCAGTGCTTCTATCAG agtTGAAAATCTGGAACAACCACCGCGAGGCCAAACTGAGGCTTCTAGAAATCAGAAACAAG cCAAAGCAACTGGGATAACAGTGAGAAACGGAAGCGAATTGGTAATGACAAGAGAGGGCAATGCGATTATTTCCGTGG TTGCAAACGGTGACGCTAAGGGCATTGATATTAACAAGGGGACAGCAGTTATAACTGAAAGGGGTAACGCTAGAATACAAg TTGGATCCCAGCACCATATGCTGCAATATCAGAACGAGGTTTCTGGATCTCAACAAGAAG ATACATCAGTCCTGCAACAAAAGGTTTATATCAAAGTTAGAAACTCTGAAAACACGTAA
- the LOC120335923 gene encoding uncharacterized protein LOC120335923 isoform X2 — MKMEVVSTNGNEAHGILLENGGKANITEKASASIRVENLEQPPRGQTEASRNQKQVANGDAKGIDINKGTAVITERGNARIQVGSQHHMLQYQNEVSGSQQEDTSVLQQKVYIKVRNSENT; from the exons ATGAAGATGGAAGTTG ttTCAACCAACGGCAACGAAGCACATGGAATACTTCTTGAAAATGGAGGAAAAGCGAATATAACGGAGAAAGCCAGTGCTTCTATCAG agtTGAAAATCTGGAACAACCACCGCGAGGCCAAACTGAGGCTTCTAGAAATCAGAAACAAG TTGCAAACGGTGACGCTAAGGGCATTGATATTAACAAGGGGACAGCAGTTATAACTGAAAGGGGTAACGCTAGAATACAAg TTGGATCCCAGCACCATATGCTGCAATATCAGAACGAGGTTTCTGGATCTCAACAAGAAG ATACATCAGTCCTGCAACAAAAGGTTTATATCAAAGTTAGAAACTCTGAAAACACGTAA